A single window of Crassostrea angulata isolate pt1a10 chromosome 8, ASM2561291v2, whole genome shotgun sequence DNA harbors:
- the LOC128159009 gene encoding uncharacterized protein LOC128159009 codes for MPPRKRSVNVEGSPKVYVDIDDVSWRIKSEVVDEAEPTGVPCSPGKSSYSLRNSPRLPQIVPSEEEALESSDGDFLSSSDEYQPESDGDQSESDPGDQWGIVPGDQWRIVPGDESDIDPEVEWDETDDSELEWTDVKTEPGSGLVRCESEDRIIYPRVSRKSLESQKEKVSRNRRTNEVSSRQMSLRSSGLRTRSNKVYTAKLMHSREKSSKNRKARFQSKHQNQNTTIQHEENDQRKSKRDENATQMLDEMSESSLGDHDVDEIEDNPSKEHHSSEKGMGPNQGRRTADSSDVLGQQHSEDPWEEDGELEESGPEQPPEYNMEKLPKRRSKASPAIELLPYSGKISILVRKTLTRHERKTWCLFCGRKVFQLTLHLQCKHPKEREVVEMKKYGINTKLRKKRLQAIFDKGLCRHNDKIIEAGKGTLIPLRRPLTTEGLTVDQFCQGCYVFVDKNFVETHKLSCRGQSVETMDKQGNEKSDVEEEPRRNLLSITDDMINTLREKLKQISKNGQIKVIEDKHHNGGIICAYCHITPCHFSRHIERKHSREPMVKEVLGHPIGSQERKTGWTKLRNTCHFFHNKSVLEAGSGELVIGYVQANQSKDPSLLDVCDSCYGLFWCLQSHIRRCQKQLLLQAKKKTCECMLVRSADTENSKDGSPSNQVDNTNGTDGPTKKGDSGTGIQWQKRSDGKKKYRKVNCCVYCQTPQYKMSKHYVEKHGAKEEVQKAMKYPKRSRERRDIFSMLILKGNNEHNKRVLQRGQGTLIPPRKLQEEPDQTTEENLFSYCSLCFARVHSGNMWAHMKRHRMSEQKTPQETKTNEEGDRLGQPSRGPSLGEKDGGIETRRIRGMDNVTEGSSEINPHPQDIDNQGMTENSTSEADHPNLEREERAENRQEACNGEEQSNKMEPSNTEEASNTEGACKSSQGDQSAVGCEMEGKRCSVSQPVEQDGDRPEFECIGRETSNERQAEVQPTIITVKRGSKEVLSSMKYSADISILLSTVQSFCPYCQKSSINMIKHLQLRHATEGDVQEAIRMPIEFEAGKKLWADLIKRGNREHNDRVMQAGVGDLIPLRRIHRAATLKDYNFCFNCYLFIKKVNHMHKYFCKNSRQTFEDIEEETLRKSAVDSRHNCFCKAAAKAEEAGNSSDKGRRKNTSPAKFHIKSDSAINFDQFKNMEKMKVSKSQCCLYCQKLLVRMAVHLTLAHSDQREVQEALRHPKKSPERRRLFLVLLRRGNYKHNKRISHLGSGFMIPVSLHRQRFGDHGKYTHCEVCLGLFSTRGLKKHMESHHNEPAITESTQGLFNKEGSQKSKLLPPRSASRKVKDLIQNEASGEMPDEIAESSDEEWDRAEFRRLQRAKHRRLQKRKLSQREDQSDDRAGQDNAAEDVATQQDTASTKEGPTKEKKRKVARKGVKLWSDEEMAAIDSFFSNHIEDLRVPGKEQCEAAKQKFPEALKRRDWKGIKFCVYNKIQTKKKQERREEKGEEKSSDKCPWTQPEVCAVEKHMQSFINDLVTPGKLDCLQVKRRCGAVLRGRSWKQIKFYVYNRVLKRRRMQSTE; via the exons ATGCCTCCCAGGAAAAGATCAGTGAATGTAGAGGGCAGTCCAAAAGTATATGTTGACATTGATGATGTTTCCTGGAGGATTAAGTCTGAGGTTGTAGATGAGGCTGAACCAACCGGAGTTCCATGTAGTCCTGGAAAATCCTCATACTCTCTCAGGAACTCTCCAAGACTCCCACAGATTGTACCATCGGAAGAAGAG GCATTGGAGAGTTCTGATGGAGACTTCCTGTCATCCTCCGATGAATACCAGCCAGAATCTGATGGTGACCAGTCGGAAAGTGATCCCGGGGACCAGTGGGGTATTGTTCCCGGGGACCAGTGGCGTATTGTTCCCGGGGACGAGTCGGATATTGATCCTGAAGTTGAGTGGGATGAGACGGATGACAGCGAGTTGGAGTGGACAGATGTCAAAACTGAACCGGGCAGTGGACTg GTTCGTTGTGAAAGCGAGGACAGAATAATCTACCCAAGAGTGTCAAGAAAATCCCTTGAATCTCAGAAGGAGAAG GTATCAAGAAATCGGAGAACCAATGAAGTATCATCTCGTCAAATGTCCCTGAGGTCATCAGGCTTGAGAACCAGGTCAAATAAG GTATATACAGCAAAGTTGATGCATTCAAGGGAGAAGTCATCCAAAAACAGAAAAGCAAGATTTCAG agTAAACATCAGAATCAAAACACAACAATACAACATGAAGAAAATGATCAAAGAAAGAGTAAACGGGATGAGAATGCCACACAAATGTTGGATGAAATGTCAGAGTCCTCTCTGGGGGACCATGATGTGGATGAGATAGAGGATAACCCTAGCAAGGAACACCACAGTTCTGAGAAGGGTATGGGACCAAACCAAGGTAGAAGGACAGCCGATTCCTCTGATGTTCTGGGCCAGCAGCACAGTGAAGATCCTTGGGAAGAAGATGGAGAACTGGAGGAAAGCGGCCCTGAGCAACCTCCAGAGTACAACATGGAGAAACTACCTAAGAGACGATCAAAGGCATCCCCTGCCATAGAATTGCTGCCATACAGTGGAAAGATCTCCATTCTTGTGCGCAAAACATTAACCAGGCATGAAAGAAAGACCTGGTGTCTGTTTTGTGGCAGAAAGGTGTTCCAGCTGACTCTCCATCTACAGTGCAAACACCCAAAGGAGAGAGAGGTTGTAGAGATGAAAAAGTACGGTATAAACACAAAGCTCAGGAAAAAAAGATTACAGGCCATCTTTGACAAGGGTCTGTGTCGACACAATGACAAAATTATTGAGGCAGGCAAGGGGACCCTGATCCCTCTGAGGCGCCCCCTCACTACAGAGGGTCTGACAGTAGACCAGTTCTGTCAAGGGTGCTATGTCTTTGTGGATAAGAATTTTGTGGAAACTCATAAATTGTCCTGTAGAGGGCAGAGTGTGGAGACCATGGATAAGCAG GGAAATGAGAAATCTGATGTGGAGGAAGAACCACGTCGGAACTTATTGAGCATCACTGATGACATGATAAACACTTTACGGGAAAAGCTCAAGCAAATCTCAAAGAATGGACAGATAAAGGTCATAGAGGATAAACATCACAATGGTGGTATAATCTGTGCCTATTGTCATATCACCCCCTGCCACTTCTCACGACACATAGAGAGGAAACACTCGAGAGAGCCGATGGTGAAGGAAGTTCTCGGTCACCCCATTGGTTCCCAAGAGAGAAAGACAGGGTGGACGAAACTGAGGAACACTTGCCATTTCTTCCACAATAAGTCTGTGCTGGAGGCAGGGTCCGGGGAGCTGGTGATTGGCTACGTGCAAGCCAATCAGAGCAAGGACCCCAGTCTGCTGGATGTTTGTGACAGCTGCTACGGACTATTTTGGTGTCTGCAGTCTCATATCAGAAGATGTCAGAAACAACTGCTCcttcag GCCAAGAAAAAAACTTGTGAGTGTATGTTAGTCAGATCTGCAGACACAGAGAATTCTAAAGATGGATCCCCTTCTAACCAAGTAGACAACACAAATGGAACTGATGGACCGACCAAGAAGGGCGACTCAGGTACTGGAATTCAATGGCAGAAGAGATCagatggaaaaaagaaatatcgcAAGGTCAACTGTTGTGTGTACTGTCAAACTCCTCAATACAAGATGTCCAAGCACTATGTGGAGAAGCATGGGGCGAAGGAAGAGGTTCAAAAAGCTATGAAGTATCCCAAACGGTCCAGAGAAAGAAGAGACATCTTCTCCATGTTGATATTAAAAGGCAACAATGAACACAACAAGAGAGTCCTACAGCGAGGGCAGGGGACATTGATACCTCCAAGGAAACTCCAGGAAGAGCCAGACCAGACTACGGAAGAGAACCTCTTTTCATATTGCTCTCTGTGTTTTGCTCGAGTACATAGTGGTAATATGTGGGCCCACATGAAAAGACATCGAATGTCGGAGCAAAAAACACCTCAG gaaacaaaaacaaatgaagAGGGTGACAGATTGGGACAACCTAGCAGAGGGCCAAGCCTTGGGGAGAAGGATGGAGGCATTGAGACGAGAAGAATCAGAGGAATGGACAATGTCACTGAAGGAAGCAGTGAAATCAACCCTCACCCACAGGATATTGACAACCAGGGGATGACAGAGAACTCAACTTCTGAAGCAGATCATCCAAACCTGGAGAGAGAAGAGAGGGCTGAAAACAGACAGGAAGCATGCAATGGAGAGGAACAAAGCAACAAAATGGAACCCAGCAACACGGAGGAAGCAAGCAACACAGAAGGAGCATGCAAGAGTAGCCAAGGTGATCAGTCAGCTGTTGGATGTGAGATGGAGGGGAAAAGATGTTCTGTCTCACAGCCAGTTGAACAGGATGGAGACAGACCAGAATTTGAGTGCATTGGAAGGGAAACATCAAATGAAAGGCAGGCAGAAGTGCAGCCTACCATTATAACA GTTAAAAGAGGCAGCAAGGAAGTACTATCCTCCATGAAATACAGTGCAGACATTTCCATTTTATTGTCCACCGTCCAGTCGTTCTGTCCGTACTGTCAGAAGTCCAGCATCAACATGATCAAACACTTACAGCTCCGACACGCCACAGAGGGAGACGTACAGGAGGCCATCAGGATGCCCATAGAGTTTGAGGCAGGGAAAAAGCTGTGGGCCGACCTAATTAAGAGGGGGAACAGGGAACACAATGACCGAGTGATGCAGGCGGGGGTGGGGGATTTGATCCCCCTAAGGCGAATCCATCGGGCAGCCACCCTCAAGGACTACAACTTCTGCTTCAACTGTTATCTGTTCATCAAGAAAGTCAACCACATGCACAAGTACTTCTGCAAGAACTCCCGACAGACTTTTGAGGATATTGAGGAGGAGACCCTG AGGAAATCTGCAGTTGACAGCAGGCACAACTGCTTCTGTAAAGCAGCAGCAAAGGCTGAAGAAGCGGGAAATTCCTCTGATAAAGGACGGAGAAAAAACACTAGTCCTGCAAAGTTCCATATCAAGTCTGATAGTGCAATAAATTTTGATCAATTCAAAAACATGGAGAAGATGAAGGTCAGCAAAAGCCAGTGTTGCCTGTACTGCCAGAAGTTGTTGGTACGAATGGCTGTCCACTTGACATTGGCCCACTCGGATCAGCGGGAGGTACAGGAGGCTCTGCGTCATCCCAAGAAATCTCCGGAGCGGCGGCGGTTGTTCCTTGTCTTGCTAAGGAGGGGAAACTACAAACACAACAAACGAATCTCCCACCTGGGCAGCGGTTTCATGATCCCGGTGTCGCTGCATCGACAGAGATTCGGTGACCATGGGAAGTATACACACTGTGAAGTGTGTCTTGGGCTGTTCTCCACAAGGGGTCTCAAAAAACACATGGAGAGCCATCACAATGAACCAGCTATTACAGAGAGTACTCAG GGTCTTTTTAATAAAGAAGGAAGTCAGAAGTCAAAACTACTCCCTCCAAGATCAGCCAGCAGAAAA GTTAAAGACTTAATACAGAATGAGGCCAGTGGAGAGATGCCAGATGAGATTGCAGAATCCTCAGATGAGGAGTGGGACAGGGCAGAATTCCGACGATTACAGCGAGCCAAACACCGGCGACTCCAGAAACGGAAACTCTCACAGAGGGAAGACCAATCAGATGATAGAGCAGGGCAAGACAATGCCGCAGAAGATGTGGCTACACAACAGGACACGGCATCAACCAAAGAGGGCCCCACAAAGG aaaagaaaagaaaggtGGCAAGGAAGGGTGTCAAACTTTGGAGTGATGAGGAGATGGCGGCCATTGACAGCTTCTTCAGTAACCACATCGAGGATCTCAGGGTTCCTGGCAAGGAACAGTGCGAGGCTGCCAAGCAGAAGTTTCCCGAGGCTCTGAAGAGGCGGGACTGGAAAGGCATCAAGTTCTGTGTGTACAACAAAATTCAGACCAAGAAAAAACAAG AGAGGAGGGAGGAGAAGGGGGAGGAGAAGAGCTCAGATAAGTGTCCCTGGACCCAGCCTGAGGTGTGTGCGGTGGAGAAACACATGCAGTCCTTCATCAACGACCTGGTCACGCCGGGCAAGCTGGACTGTCTACAGGTGAAGCGCAGGTGTGGGGCGGTACTCAGGGGCCGCTCATGGAAACAGATCAAGTTCTATGTTTATAACCGCGTCCTGAAGCGACGCAGGATGCAGAGTACTGAATGA